A part of Fervidobacterium thailandense genomic DNA contains:
- the pheT gene encoding phenylalanine--tRNA ligase subunit beta translates to MRLSLEWLNDYIDVTKDEILEKLPKLGVDIDDQGFVSPVHGPIVIGFIESTERHPNADKLLVCKVNIGNEVKTVLTADTSVQEGTYVLVALPGAKLANGVEIAQREMRGIVSEGMLCSLEELGLAEKSEHVFTTTEQLPVGEDAVKVLKLDDWFFETDITPNRGDCLSYFGIARELAAGLKRTARYPVPKAQTYGEDYVPVEIQTEGCWRYTCRVIRNVKVGESPFWLKRRLIASGLRPINNIVDITNYVMLETGHPVHAFDLRKLSGKIVVREARPGERMLLLDGKEYTFSGGEVLITDGEKALALGGIMGGEESGISDDTTDVLLEVAMFDPVVIRRTSRRLGVSSDSSYRFERGVNFEDNLYVIERLSELIEQLAGGQASKTVIDEYPYRREQKVIFVPKELPKKVLGVEIRHIGEYIEPLGFEVEEVKEGYYVYVPAHRYFDMSIPEDIIEEVGRIHGYDHMHSEPPRLPAIEKGRDERQKLRYEVKRTLAGLGFNEANNLSFVSSKTVEVLNFVGHGVPIQNPIVADFDELRPSLLYGLLESLSYNYKRQNRDVKLFELGKVFSVVDGKPCEREALGIVMTGREAPRDYTDKRPVSFHSLKGVVEELLEKFNVQVTYKQGSVPGFLPSRCAQIVHKDMVIGYFGMLDPEIADRIYDVKDEIYLGEIYLEALYEVGTRKREYRPIPMYPFIRRDVSYLIPVGFEISKVLEVYKTNPLVEEVGVDDIYRISDEVYSVTVYAKFRSSDRTLSDEEVDLAIADIKKRIAELHGIKPRFEE, encoded by the coding sequence GTGAGACTTTCCTTAGAATGGTTGAACGACTATATCGACGTGACGAAGGACGAGATCCTTGAAAAGCTCCCAAAATTGGGCGTGGATATCGACGATCAAGGTTTTGTTTCACCAGTCCACGGTCCAATCGTGATAGGTTTCATCGAGTCGACCGAGAGGCACCCGAACGCGGATAAGTTGCTCGTTTGCAAGGTGAACATCGGTAACGAGGTTAAGACCGTGTTGACGGCGGATACTTCTGTCCAAGAAGGCACCTACGTACTCGTTGCGCTTCCGGGTGCGAAGTTGGCAAATGGTGTGGAAATAGCTCAGCGCGAAATGCGGGGAATCGTTTCCGAGGGGATGCTTTGTTCGTTGGAAGAGCTGGGACTGGCTGAAAAGAGCGAGCACGTTTTTACAACGACGGAGCAGTTACCGGTGGGAGAAGACGCCGTCAAGGTTTTGAAGTTGGATGATTGGTTCTTCGAGACTGATATAACGCCCAATAGGGGGGATTGTCTTTCCTATTTCGGTATTGCGAGAGAATTGGCCGCCGGATTGAAACGAACGGCGCGTTATCCGGTACCAAAGGCACAAACGTACGGTGAGGATTACGTGCCCGTTGAAATACAGACAGAAGGGTGCTGGAGGTACACGTGCCGTGTGATACGTAACGTCAAGGTAGGGGAGAGCCCATTCTGGCTTAAAAGAAGGCTCATAGCCTCTGGGCTGCGGCCGATAAACAACATTGTTGATATCACGAACTATGTGATGCTCGAAACGGGCCATCCCGTTCACGCTTTCGATTTGAGGAAACTCTCTGGAAAGATTGTCGTTCGTGAGGCACGTCCCGGAGAGAGGATGTTACTACTCGACGGTAAAGAGTACACCTTCAGCGGTGGAGAGGTACTGATAACCGATGGTGAAAAGGCGTTGGCACTCGGCGGAATCATGGGTGGTGAAGAGTCGGGTATTTCTGATGACACCACTGATGTTTTACTCGAGGTTGCGATGTTTGATCCGGTCGTGATTCGAAGGACTTCCAGACGACTGGGTGTTAGTTCTGACTCCTCGTACCGATTTGAAAGGGGTGTTAACTTCGAAGATAACCTTTACGTGATCGAGAGACTGTCGGAACTTATCGAGCAATTGGCTGGAGGACAGGCTTCGAAAACCGTAATCGACGAGTACCCGTACAGGCGTGAACAGAAGGTTATATTCGTACCAAAGGAACTTCCGAAAAAAGTGCTCGGAGTCGAGATCAGGCACATAGGCGAATACATCGAACCACTCGGGTTCGAGGTTGAGGAGGTAAAGGAAGGTTACTACGTTTACGTGCCTGCACATCGTTACTTTGATATGAGTATTCCTGAGGACATCATCGAGGAAGTTGGAAGGATCCACGGTTACGATCACATGCACTCCGAACCACCGAGGCTCCCGGCCATCGAAAAAGGTAGGGATGAGAGACAGAAGTTACGTTACGAGGTAAAACGCACATTAGCGGGGTTAGGCTTCAACGAGGCGAACAACCTTTCGTTTGTCTCAAGTAAAACCGTGGAAGTCCTCAATTTCGTCGGTCACGGCGTGCCAATTCAAAATCCAATTGTTGCCGACTTCGACGAGCTCAGACCGTCGCTACTCTACGGTTTACTCGAATCGCTATCTTACAACTACAAGAGGCAGAACAGGGATGTGAAACTTTTTGAACTTGGTAAGGTCTTCAGCGTGGTTGATGGGAAACCGTGCGAACGTGAGGCACTTGGAATCGTAATGACTGGAAGGGAAGCCCCCAGGGACTATACTGACAAACGCCCGGTGAGTTTCCACTCGCTGAAAGGCGTAGTGGAGGAACTACTCGAAAAGTTCAATGTTCAAGTGACTTACAAGCAGGGTAGTGTTCCGGGATTTTTGCCGTCCAGATGTGCCCAGATTGTTCACAAGGACATGGTGATTGGCTATTTCGGTATGCTGGATCCCGAAATAGCGGATAGAATCTACGATGTGAAGGATGAAATTTACCTCGGTGAGATATACCTTGAAGCCCTTTACGAGGTTGGAACGCGGAAGAGGGAATACAGGCCTATACCGATGTATCCGTTTATCCGCAGGGACGTTTCGTATCTGATACCCGTAGGCTTCGAGATTTCAAAGGTTCTGGAAGTCTACAAGACCAATCCACTGGTCGAAGAAGTTGGGGTAGACGACATATACCGCATCTCCGACGAGGTTTACAGTGTTACCGTGTACGCGAAATTCAGAAGTTCAGATCGGACCCTCAGCGATGAAGAAGTGGATCTGGCCATCGCCGATATAAAGAAGAGAATAGCTGAACTGCACGGTATTAAGCCGCGGTTTGAGGAATGA